From one Catharus ustulatus isolate bCatUst1 chromosome 1, bCatUst1.pri.v2, whole genome shotgun sequence genomic stretch:
- the LOC116999184 gene encoding NAD(P)(+)--arginine ADP-ribosyltransferase 1-like, whose protein sequence is MFLLAQTLALLAVALVAIQVVPLAIAQKSFDDRRLECNLRPTKVTSQPRSIEFLQNVEFAQLWSEARAAWQARGSPMAPLSQEEAIALMMYTSGDVHRSLNATMHEVRSSRQQYRNNFHFKTLHFLLTRALQKLRDPNKCQDVFMGMRGLQFQVKPGARVRFGDFESASQSHEVSAQYGNDTMFYVHTCHGADIQKFSNNTNEMEVLIPPFEVFEVANVTREGDTMNIELRSTGSYDCEEEPTDHEGHQDPQRNEATNAVVATMVTVATVSPMTTLATLGIGTTMITMAIVATVAHEATLATVISVTTEATMVTVVTG, encoded by the exons ATGTTCCTCCTGGCTCAgactctggcactgctggcagtggcCCTTGTGGCCATCCAAGTGGTACCCCTGGCCATCGCCCAGAAGTCCTTTGATGACCGGCGCCTGGAGTGTAACCTTCGCCCGACCAAGGTGACGTCACAACCGAGGAGCATCGAGTTCCTGCAGAATGTCGAGTTTGCCCAGCTCTGGTCTGAGGCCAGGGCCGCCTGGCAGGCACGGGGGAGCCCCATGGCCCCTCTGAGCCAGGAGGAGGCCATTGCCCTCATGATGTACACCTCGGGGGATGTGCACAGGTCACTCAATGCGACCATGCACGAGGTCAGGAGCTCCCGCCAGCAATACCGGAACAACTTCCACTTCAAAACgctgcatttcctgctcacCCGGGCCCTGCAGAAGCTGAGAGACCCCAACAAGTGCCAGGACGTGTTCATGGGGATGAGGGGACTCCAATTCCAAGTGAAGCCTGGTGCCAGAGTTCGCTTCGGTGACTTTGAATCGGCGTCACAAAGCCACGAGGTCTCAGCCCAGTACGGCAATGACACGATGTTCTACGTGCACACATGCCACGGCGCCGACATCCAGAAATTCTCTAACAATACCAACGAGATGGAGGTGCTGATTCCTCCCTTTGAGGTCTTCGAGGTTGCCAATGTCACTCGGGAAGGGGACACGATGAACATCGAGCTGCGCTCCACTGGGAGCTACGACTGCGAGGAGGAGCCGACAG ATCATGAAggccaccaggacccccagagaAATGAGGCCACCAACGCCGTTGTGGCCACCATGGTCACTGTGGCCACTGTGTCCCCTATGACCACTCTGGCCACTCTGGGCATTGGAACCACCATGATCACCATGGCCATTGTGGCCACTGTGGCCCATGAGGCCACCTTGGCCACCGTGATCAGTGTAACTACTGAGGCCACCATGGTCACCGTGGTTACAGGGTGA
- the LOC116994727 gene encoding erythroblast NAD(P)(+)--arginine ADP-ribosyltransferase-like, with amino-acid sequence MALLVLTLALLAMTVATTVYKVKPLDMAPDSFDDQYQNCSLAMEAELPALNRSEFQKNSQFAKQWPMARDVWKFRGSPVSPLSSSAQAIAIMACTMFGQFNGAVRVAGCSPQEYRDNFHFKTLHFLLTDALATLRDAQEQQCHLVFCGMKSTRYEAKPGDIVRFGHFMSSSLNKSVAEIFGNTTVFQVQTCHGVDIKAFSFLREVQEVLIPPFEKFKVTKVIPKGKKVEIHLDSIGTYSKYNCGWLKGGSVPTTPASSEDDHQGHQDNPRSKTTETSKATTATIAALAIMAAMVALAIMASMCSLRPPLAL; translated from the exons ATGGCCCTCCTGGTTCTCACCCTTGCACTGCTTGCAATGACTGTGGCCACCACGGTCTATAAGGTGAAGCCCCTGGACATGGCCCCGGACTCCTTTGATGACCAGTACCAGAACTGCAGCCTTGCCATGGAGGCGGAGCTGCCGGCCCTGAACCGCTCCGAGTTCCAGAAGAATTCTCAGTTTGCCAAGCAGTGGCCTATGGCCAGGGACGTGTGGAAGTTTCGggggtcccctgtgtcccctctgtcatcCTCAGCCCAGGCCATCGCCATCATGGCCTGCACCATGTTTGGCCAGTTCAATGGGGCAGTGAGAGTGGCCGGGTGCTCCCCCCAGGAATACCGGGACAATTTCCACTTcaaaactctgcatttcctgctgaccGATGCCCTGGCCACACTGAGGGATGCTCAGGAGCAACAATGTCACTTGGTGTTCTGCGGGATGAAATCCACACGCTACGAGGCAAAGCCTGGCGACATCGTCCGGTTTGGTCACTTCATGTCATCGTCGCTTAACAAATCTGTTGCTGAAATATTCGGGAACACCACGGTGTTCCAGGTGCAGACGTGTCACGGCGTGGACATCAaggcattttcctttcttcgTGAGGTGCAGGAGGTGCTGATCCCACCCTTTGAGAAGTTCAAGGTCACCAAAGTCATCCCAAAAGGGAAGAAGGTGGAGATCCACCTTGACTCCATCGGGACCTACAGCAAATACAACTGCGGGTGGCTGAAAG GTGGGAGCGTCCCCACAACCCCTGCCAGCTCAGAGGACGATCACCAAGGCCACCAGGACAACCCGAGAAGCAAGACCACAGAGACTTccaaggccaccactgccactaTAGCTGCCTTGGCCATCATGGCCGCCATGGTCGCCTTGGCCATCATGGCCTCCATGTGCTCACTGCGACCACCACTGGCACTGTGA
- the LOC116999088 gene encoding erythroblast NAD(P)(+)--arginine ADP-ribosyltransferase-like, with amino-acid sequence MALLALTLALLAMTVTTTADKVRPLDMASDSFDDQYQGCGPAMEAELPALNHSEFQDNPLFAGIWPGAVEMWQSRGSPVSPLLSPAQAIAIMAGINRDLYEYFNEEVRVAGRSPQEYRDNFHFKTLHFLLTDALATLRAAQGQQCHLVFGAMDHIRYKAKPADIVRFGHFVSLSFLKIGPETSGNSTMFQVKTCHGADIDAFTGLSIHDDVLIPPYEKFKVTKFIEKGKDVEIHLVSVGTYSKYNCEWLRGGSIPMVPCHLGGLLLATTALALATGIL; translated from the exons ATGGCCCTCCTGGCTCtcaccctggctctgctggcaaTGACCGTGACCACCACGGCCGATAAGGTGAGACCCCTGGACATGGCCTCGGACTCCTTCGATGACCAGTACCAGGGCTGTGGCCCTGCCATGGAGGCGGAGCTACCAGCCCTGAACCACTCTGAGTTCCAGGACAATCCTCTGTTTGCTGGGATCTGGCCAGGGGCTGTGGAGATGTGGCAGAGTCGggggtcccctgtgtcccctctgttgtccccagcccaggccatCGCCATCATGGCCGGCATCAATAGGGATCTGTACGAGTATTTCAATGAGGAAGTGAGAGTGGCTGGGCGCTCCCCCCAGGAATACCGGGATAATTTCCACTTcaaaactctgcatttcctgctgaccGACGCTCTGGCCACGCTGagggctgctcaggggcagCAATGTCACTTGGTGTTCGGGGCAATGGACCACATACGCTACAAGGCAAAGCCTGCCGACATCGTCCGGTTCGGTCACTTTGTGTCATTGTCGTTTCTCAAAATTGGCCCCGAAACTTCCGGGAACAGCACGATGTTCCAGGTGAAGACGTGCCATGGCGCGGACATCGATGCATTCACCGGATTGTCCATTCATGATGATGTGCTGATCCCACCCTATGAGAAGTTCAAGGTCACCAAATTCATTGAGAAAGGGAAGGACGTGGAGATCCATCTTGTCTCCGTCGGGACCTACAGCAAATACAACTGCGAGTGGCTGAGAg GTGGGAGCATCCCCATGGTCCCCTGCCACCTCGGAGGACTCCTCCtggccaccacagccctggcactggcaACCGGCATCCTCTGA
- the LOC116999237 gene encoding erythroblast NAD(P)(+)--arginine ADP-ribosyltransferase-like has product MALLALTLALLAITVATMAYEEKPLDMALDSFDDQYQGCGPDMEAELPALNHSEFQSNSLFAQVWPKAVANWQIRGSPVSPLSSSAQAVAIMAYTMSDLYKEFNDNVRKAGRCPQTYQQNFHFKTLHFLLTDALAKLRDAQGKKCHCVIRGVKNYLFHANVGDIVRFGQFASSSICKNIAKFFGTTTVFEVHTCHGADIQAFSRYPYEKEVLIPPYEKFIVTKVIPKGNNVEIHLNTTGTHSKFNCGSPTGWSIPRASACSADNHQGHQDSQRNEATKATKATAVTMAALASVASMRSLRPPLAL; this is encoded by the exons ATGGCCCTCCTGGctctcaccctggcactgctggcaatCACCGTGGCCACCATGGCCTATGAGGAAAAGCCCCTGGACATGGCCCTGGACTCCTTCGATGACCAGTACCAGGGCTGTGGCCCTGACATGGAGGCGGAGCTGCCGGCCCTGAACCACTCTGAGTTTCAGAGCAATTCCCTGTTTGCCCAGGTCTGGCCAAAGGCTGTGGCAAACTGGCAGATTCGGGgatcccctgtgtcccctctgtcgTCCTCAGCCCAGGCTGTCGCCATCATGGCCTACACCATGAGTGACCTGTACAAGGAGTTCAACGATAATGTTCGCAAGGCCGGGCGTTGCCCCCAGACATATCAGCAGAACTTCCACTTCAAAacgctgcatttcctgctgaccGATGCCCTGGCCAAGCTGAGGGACGCTCAGGGAAAGAAATGTCACTGTGTGATCCGGGGGGTTAAAAACTACCTGTTCCACGCTAATGTTGGTGACATCGTCCGGTTCGGTCAATTTGCGTCATCATCTATTTGCAAAAATATCGCCAAATTCTTTGGGACCACCACGGTGTTTGAGGTGCACACGTGTCATGGTGCAGACATCCAGGCATTCTCCAGATATCCCTATGAGAAGGAGGTGCTGATCCCACCCTATGAGAAGTTCATTGTCACCAAAGTCATCCCAAAAGGGAACAACGTGGAGATCCACCTCAACACCACCGGGACCCACAGCAAATTCAACTGCGGGTCGCCAACAG GttggagcatccccagggcctctgcctgctcagcagACAATCACCAAGGCCACCAGGACAGCCAGAGAAACGAGGCCACCAAGGCTACCAAGGCCACCGCTGTCACGATGGCTGCCTTGGCCTCTGTGGCCTCCATGAGGTCACTGCGGCCACCACTGGCACTGTGA